Proteins co-encoded in one Polynucleobacter sp. MG-6-Vaara-E2 genomic window:
- a CDS encoding exodeoxyribonuclease V subunit beta, whose protein sequence is MSDQLNLPPEKQPYSEKLACDPQRSVIVSACAGSGKTWLLVARMVRLLLDDVKPQEILALTFTRKAAQEMRDRLYGLLEQFSKSDDVALMKELTSRGMGPEQAEKSLPKARALYEQVLANPQPIVIDTFHGWFGRLLGAAPVSLGIQPGFKLREDSKRLQEECLDDWWGDLTPELKAHYDVLLKHLGSHETQKLLMGRGSLFKQRGAWTFFAKDCKQSGKSPIERLKQTLHKLNLPNPLLAQWNAPNALADLEFLEWSLSNSSANDQKLVPHLLPAIACKKRDGDVMDIAVTLQNVFLTKDPVKYRAGNDSALSALQTFLTNAGKADRIAECIAIKQAWGHAFEDYLQWQAEQDAFAINEAWFALNQSMMAHANAAKENMRVRDFDDLEIGVSMLMGDSANAAYLQSRLDAKYKQILVDEFQDTNPLQWQILRAWLAGYSDGDEKPKVFIVGDPKQSIYRFRRADPRLFVSARQFLHQNLGAAYIEQDKTRRNAKQINTAVNKIFRGEQIPPEYPYTEQETLWTSPLDQIPAEAYAKEGEIYLLPLIPYAEKLEKVRQGSAFDKAIADSSETVAALQRQQEGELVARLIKEMIATRKVADKEGGKEIWREARASDFLLLVKRRKFLPQYERALREADLAYESSRLGGLLNTLEIDDLIALLTALVTPRHDLPLAQVLRSPIFGFSEKQMQRLAIAMTSGQYRSWWDALQDSQDANTQVAARYLKHWHLLGERLPVHDLLDRIYQEGDVRLKYAAVYQDIDRPQVLANLDAFLEVALNQDGGQYPSLSRFIQEINIKRRGDDDETPDEGDVDAASDDSLVDIDEESEMSEEDRHKRVRLMTIHGAKGLESPFVIMLDANNTDTNIDYSGVLIDWSPEEESPSHLSLFTSKTLTSPRVDINKEEKRIGENENWNLLYVAMTRARQGLWISGDAQKPTKNHPDGLDKTSWYGKAHAAGLPIYQVTQELVNKAKDSKVKSKIAPEGAVEDFVLEWSPAQESHTQLLRDIEGGVTVEVFVGEDDQSTEPDPEILEEGTHFHKLLELLTPDSSDQIKPAMPSEQELINWLAIDQAHAQKLLERTKKVLESPELKPYLTSGQWIAAWNELDIASKEGKSYRMDRLVELDDHIAIIDYKLTIPEVDSEKYEKYLKQLQNYQAELSRIRGDKPNKAYLISSEGKIHEIG, encoded by the coding sequence GTGAGTGATCAGCTAAACCTGCCTCCAGAAAAGCAGCCCTATTCAGAAAAGCTTGCATGTGATCCACAGCGCTCAGTGATTGTTTCTGCCTGTGCGGGTAGTGGTAAGACTTGGTTATTAGTCGCGCGCATGGTGCGACTCTTGCTAGATGATGTAAAGCCACAGGAAATTCTTGCGCTGACATTTACGCGAAAAGCGGCGCAAGAGATGCGTGATCGTTTGTATGGATTGTTAGAACAATTCTCTAAAAGTGATGATGTAGCTTTAATGAAAGAGCTTACTTCTAGGGGTATGGGCCCAGAGCAAGCTGAGAAATCATTACCAAAAGCTAGAGCCCTTTATGAGCAGGTGCTAGCAAATCCGCAGCCAATCGTGATTGATACTTTTCATGGTTGGTTTGGCAGATTATTGGGCGCCGCCCCAGTATCTCTGGGTATTCAGCCTGGATTTAAGCTACGTGAAGATTCTAAGCGCCTTCAAGAAGAGTGTCTCGATGACTGGTGGGGCGATCTCACTCCAGAGCTTAAGGCTCATTACGACGTCTTGCTAAAGCATCTTGGCTCACACGAAACCCAAAAACTGTTGATGGGTAGAGGTAGTCTGTTTAAGCAAAGAGGCGCGTGGACTTTCTTTGCCAAAGATTGTAAGCAATCCGGCAAGAGCCCAATTGAGCGATTAAAGCAAACATTACATAAGCTTAATTTACCCAATCCATTATTGGCGCAGTGGAATGCACCGAATGCATTGGCTGATCTAGAGTTTTTAGAATGGTCCTTGAGTAATAGCAGTGCAAATGATCAAAAGTTGGTGCCACACTTATTGCCAGCTATTGCATGTAAGAAACGTGATGGCGATGTGATGGATATTGCTGTCACTTTGCAAAATGTCTTTCTAACGAAAGACCCTGTGAAGTATCGAGCTGGTAACGATAGCGCTTTATCTGCATTACAAACTTTTTTAACAAATGCAGGTAAGGCAGATCGTATTGCAGAGTGCATAGCCATCAAACAGGCTTGGGGTCATGCTTTTGAGGACTATCTCCAGTGGCAGGCCGAGCAAGACGCCTTCGCAATCAACGAAGCTTGGTTTGCTTTGAATCAATCCATGATGGCGCATGCTAATGCTGCAAAAGAAAATATGCGCGTGCGTGACTTTGATGATTTGGAAATAGGTGTCAGTATGCTCATGGGCGATTCTGCGAATGCGGCTTATCTCCAATCTCGTTTAGATGCAAAGTACAAGCAAATCCTCGTTGATGAGTTTCAAGATACCAATCCATTGCAATGGCAGATATTGCGTGCATGGTTAGCAGGCTATAGCGATGGCGATGAGAAGCCTAAAGTATTTATTGTGGGTGACCCTAAGCAATCAATTTATCGCTTCCGGCGCGCTGACCCTAGATTATTTGTGAGTGCAAGACAGTTTCTGCATCAGAATTTGGGTGCCGCATACATTGAGCAAGATAAAACGCGCCGTAATGCTAAGCAAATTAATACAGCCGTTAATAAGATCTTTAGGGGCGAGCAGATACCCCCAGAATATCCCTATACCGAGCAAGAAACACTATGGACAAGCCCTCTGGATCAGATCCCTGCAGAGGCTTATGCCAAAGAGGGAGAGATTTATTTGCTACCTCTCATACCGTATGCAGAAAAACTAGAGAAAGTTAGGCAGGGCAGTGCTTTTGATAAAGCCATTGCAGACTCAAGTGAGACGGTTGCTGCATTACAGCGCCAGCAAGAGGGTGAATTGGTAGCTCGCCTCATTAAAGAAATGATTGCTACACGAAAAGTAGCGGATAAAGAGGGTGGCAAGGAGATTTGGCGCGAGGCGAGAGCAAGCGATTTCTTGTTGTTAGTAAAACGCCGAAAATTTTTACCTCAGTATGAGAGGGCACTACGTGAGGCAGACCTTGCATATGAGAGTTCACGCTTAGGCGGTTTATTGAACACCCTCGAGATTGATGACCTGATTGCTCTACTAACAGCACTGGTAACGCCGCGCCATGATTTACCTCTGGCACAGGTTTTGCGAAGTCCAATCTTTGGTTTTTCTGAAAAACAGATGCAGCGCTTGGCTATTGCAATGACATCTGGGCAATATCGCTCCTGGTGGGATGCCTTACAAGATAGTCAAGATGCTAATACGCAAGTAGCCGCACGATATCTCAAGCACTGGCACCTCTTGGGTGAGCGGCTACCAGTTCACGATTTATTAGATCGTATCTATCAGGAGGGTGATGTTCGTCTTAAATACGCTGCCGTTTACCAAGATATTGATCGTCCACAAGTATTGGCGAACTTGGATGCATTTTTAGAAGTGGCGCTCAATCAAGATGGTGGTCAATATCCAAGCTTAAGTCGTTTTATTCAAGAAATTAATATCAAGCGTCGCGGCGATGATGATGAGACGCCTGATGAGGGCGATGTGGATGCTGCCAGTGATGACAGTCTTGTTGACATCGATGAAGAGAGCGAGATGTCAGAGGAGGATCGTCACAAGCGCGTACGTCTGATGACGATTCACGGAGCAAAAGGATTAGAGTCGCCGTTTGTCATTATGTTAGACGCTAACAATACTGATACCAATATTGATTACAGTGGCGTCTTAATTGATTGGTCACCTGAAGAAGAGAGTCCATCACACCTTTCTCTGTTCACCTCCAAAACATTAACGAGTCCACGAGTTGATATCAATAAGGAAGAAAAGCGCATTGGTGAAAACGAAAACTGGAATTTGCTCTACGTAGCTATGACCCGTGCTCGTCAAGGCTTGTGGATCAGCGGTGATGCTCAGAAGCCCACCAAGAATCATCCTGATGGTTTAGATAAAACCTCTTGGTACGGCAAAGCTCATGCCGCTGGACTGCCAATCTATCAAGTTACACAAGAGTTGGTTAATAAGGCCAAGGATTCGAAGGTTAAGTCCAAAATTGCCCCAGAAGGCGCTGTTGAAGATTTCGTATTGGAGTGGAGCCCCGCACAAGAAAGTCACACGCAATTACTGCGCGATATCGAGGGTGGTGTCACTGTAGAAGTTTTTGTAGGTGAGGATGATCAATCGACTGAGCCTGATCCAGAGATTTTGGAAGAGGGGACGCACTTTCATAAATTGCTTGAACTCCTTACGCCAGACTCTAGTGATCAAATTAAACCTGCGATGCCAAGCGAACAAGAGCTCATAAATTGGCTGGCTATCGATCAAGCGCATGCTCAGAAATTGCTGGAGCGCACTAAAAAGGTTTTAGAGTCTCCAGAACTTAAGCCGTATCTCACTTCTGGTCAGTGGATAGCTGCATGGAATGAATTGGATATCGCGAGCAAAGAAGGCAAGAGCTATCGTATGGATCGTTTGGTCGAGTTAGATGACCATATTGCTATCATCGATTACAAGCTCACCATTCCAGAAGTTGACAGTGAGAAATACGAAAAATATCTCAAGCAACTTCAAAACTACCAAGCCGAGCTCAGTCGGATTCGAGGAGACAAGCCCAATAAGGCTTATTTGATCTCCTCAGAAGGCAAAATTCACGAAATTGGCTAA
- a CDS encoding tetratricopeptide repeat protein, with protein MMKMRNVLKLFVGVVASTLLLTSNLALAEATLPEVSQAIQSGQLAKADAMMKEVLQNHPNSAKAHYIASELYLKEGKLDAARSAFVQAENLAPGLPFAQPESVQRLQAQLRAGSVPAHANAGAGSIFSSPLFWILIAILVAGVVFFMRKRPGPVQVYNAPTANGPYSGMPGAPGAYPPGYPGAPASGMGSGLMGSLATGAALGAGMVAGEALASHLMGGSQHTNPNINNDFNQVGGPAPDAPNFGVNDASSWDDASSSSWDDSGGGGFMDDV; from the coding sequence ATGATGAAGATGCGCAATGTACTGAAGTTGTTTGTTGGCGTTGTTGCCAGCACGCTATTGCTCACTAGCAATCTTGCTTTAGCAGAAGCAACTTTGCCTGAGGTTTCTCAAGCCATTCAATCTGGCCAGTTGGCTAAAGCCGATGCCATGATGAAAGAAGTTTTGCAGAATCATCCTAATAGTGCCAAAGCACATTACATTGCTTCTGAGCTCTACTTAAAGGAAGGTAAGTTAGATGCGGCAAGGAGTGCATTTGTGCAAGCGGAGAACTTAGCGCCAGGCTTGCCTTTTGCTCAACCAGAATCTGTACAACGATTACAGGCTCAGTTACGAGCTGGTAGTGTGCCTGCGCATGCCAATGCGGGTGCAGGATCAATCTTTAGTAGCCCATTGTTTTGGATCTTGATTGCAATCTTGGTTGCGGGCGTGGTCTTCTTCATGAGAAAGCGCCCAGGCCCAGTTCAGGTCTATAACGCACCAACAGCTAATGGCCCGTATTCTGGAATGCCGGGGGCTCCTGGAGCTTATCCCCCTGGTTATCCTGGTGCACCAGCATCAGGCATGGGTAGTGGCTTGATGGGCAGTTTGGCAACTGGCGCAGCATTAGGTGCTGGCATGGTTGCGGGTGAGGCCTTGGCAAGTCATCTTATGGGTGGCAGTCAACATACAAATCCAAACATCAATAATGACTTTAACCAAGTGGGTGGTCCTGCACCCGATGCGCCTAACTTTGGTGTGAATGATGCAAGCTCTTGGGATGATGCGAGCTCAAGCTCTTGGGATGACAGTGGTGGCGGTGGTTTTATGGATGATGTCTGA
- a CDS encoding DUF1993 family protein produces the protein MAMSMYQASIPQFTKMLSNLSNILKKGEEFAKAKNIDDTVLVGSRLAADMFPLAKQVQIACDQVKNGMARLAGVEPPKFDDNESTFTELQERIAKTIAFAKSIKPEQVDGTEAKEIKFSIREWNFEFVGDQYLMTWIIPNFYFHVTTAYNILRHNGVEIGKSDFLGS, from the coding sequence ATGGCAATGTCAATGTACCAAGCATCAATTCCGCAATTTACTAAGATGCTAAGCAATCTTTCGAATATTCTGAAAAAGGGTGAAGAGTTTGCTAAGGCCAAGAATATTGATGACACAGTATTAGTCGGTAGTCGTCTTGCTGCTGATATGTTCCCACTCGCAAAGCAAGTACAGATTGCCTGTGACCAAGTCAAAAACGGCATGGCACGTTTGGCTGGCGTAGAGCCACCCAAGTTTGATGACAATGAATCTACATTTACAGAACTGCAAGAGCGCATTGCTAAAACGATTGCCTTTGCTAAGAGCATTAAGCCCGAACAGGTTGATGGCACTGAAGCCAAAGAGATTAAGTTCTCGATTAGAGAATGGAACTTTGAGTTTGTGGGCGATCAATACTTAATGACTTGGATCATTCCAAACTTTTACTTTCATGTGACTACTGCCTATAACATCCTGCGCCACAACGGGGTAGAGATTGGCAAGTCAGACTTCCTAGGGAGTTAG
- a CDS encoding LexA family transcriptional regulator, which translates to MTMTQEIITPKVTLSQAPQALAGHFAAYELKLLSHRISAGFPSPAADYAEDGLDLNHYLVQNKPATFMFTVKGDSMLGAGICDGDKVVVDKALKPKHKDIVVAVVDGEYTIKRLYQLRGRIELQPENPSYQPITFSEGSELQIWGVVVGVVRKYSNASSRYNKGGKQ; encoded by the coding sequence ATGACTATGACGCAAGAAATAATCACCCCAAAAGTAACCTTAAGTCAGGCACCACAAGCCTTGGCGGGTCATTTTGCCGCCTATGAGCTCAAGCTTCTGAGTCACCGGATTTCAGCGGGATTTCCCAGTCCGGCAGCAGATTACGCTGAGGATGGCCTTGATTTAAATCATTACCTCGTCCAAAACAAGCCAGCAACATTCATGTTTACCGTGAAGGGGGATTCGATGCTGGGCGCGGGTATTTGTGATGGCGATAAAGTGGTTGTCGACAAAGCTCTTAAGCCAAAACATAAAGACATCGTTGTGGCTGTAGTCGATGGTGAGTACACCATCAAACGCCTCTACCAATTACGTGGTCGTATTGAGCTGCAGCCAGAAAACCCAAGCTATCAGCCGATCACTTTTAGTGAGGGTAGCGAACTGCAAATTTGGGGTGTTGTCGTTGGCGTGGTGCGTAAGTACAGCAATGCGAGTAGCAGATATAACAAAGGTGGCAAGCAATGA
- a CDS encoding Y-family DNA polymerase, translating to MSAYLASNSLFALVDVNNFYVSCERVFQPKLEEVPMVVLSNNDGCAVARSAEVKALGVKMGTPWFQMEALARKHGIQAYSSNYTLYGDMSNRVVQVLRGFTPNLEVYSIDESFLQIETVLKQYQNAIELGQGIKRQVKDTTGLPVCVGIGASKTLAKLANHLAKKHKQFSGVCDVSAMSKEELYQWMSETEVGEVWGVGRQIAKKLKAQDIHSVFDLLQASPQVMRQQFGVVMERLCYELRGTSCLKLEEVAPAKQQIIASRSFGKLVTSQAELAQSVATHVARAAEKLRSQDSVTGALTVFIQTNPFKQHEPQYHQSITIPLTNASDNTLTLTNAALAGLKQIYQPNFRYKKAGVILNLISDKPTIQQSLFEDVESKGKSASLMKVVDQINTRFGNTAIRSAAAGTNTTKEVWQMRSNNKSPNYTTKWDELPVAR from the coding sequence ATGAGCGCTTATTTAGCATCAAACTCATTGTTCGCTTTGGTTGATGTAAATAACTTTTACGTTTCTTGCGAGCGAGTATTTCAGCCTAAGCTAGAAGAAGTGCCGATGGTGGTGCTATCAAATAATGATGGTTGTGCAGTCGCGCGTAGTGCTGAAGTCAAAGCGCTAGGTGTAAAAATGGGTACGCCATGGTTTCAGATGGAAGCACTTGCCAGAAAGCATGGCATTCAGGCTTACTCATCAAACTACACTTTATATGGCGATATGAGTAACCGTGTAGTTCAGGTATTGCGCGGCTTCACACCTAATTTAGAGGTCTACAGCATTGATGAGAGCTTTCTGCAAATCGAGACCGTCTTAAAGCAATATCAAAACGCGATCGAGCTAGGCCAGGGTATCAAACGACAAGTCAAAGATACAACGGGTTTGCCAGTATGTGTAGGTATTGGTGCGAGCAAAACCCTGGCAAAGCTAGCCAATCACTTAGCTAAAAAACATAAACAGTTCTCTGGTGTATGCGATGTCAGTGCCATGAGTAAAGAAGAGCTCTATCAGTGGATGAGCGAGACAGAAGTAGGTGAGGTATGGGGGGTTGGCAGACAAATTGCCAAGAAACTCAAAGCGCAAGATATTCATAGTGTGTTTGATCTCTTGCAAGCTTCACCACAAGTGATGCGTCAACAGTTTGGTGTAGTGATGGAGCGCCTCTGCTATGAGCTTCGCGGCACCTCTTGCTTAAAGTTGGAAGAAGTCGCGCCTGCTAAACAACAAATCATTGCCTCACGTAGTTTTGGTAAGTTGGTAACCAGCCAGGCAGAGCTTGCTCAATCGGTTGCTACTCATGTAGCGCGGGCTGCAGAGAAGCTCAGAAGCCAAGATAGTGTGACAGGTGCATTGACAGTCTTTATTCAAACAAACCCGTTTAAGCAGCATGAGCCACAGTATCACCAAAGCATCACTATTCCGCTGACCAATGCAAGCGATAACACGCTGACATTAACCAATGCAGCTTTAGCGGGTCTCAAACAAATTTATCAACCGAACTTTCGTTACAAGAAGGCGGGGGTCATTCTCAATCTCATTAGTGATAAGCCAACGATTCAGCAATCCCTCTTTGAGGATGTCGAAAGCAAAGGCAAGTCAGCCAGTCTCATGAAAGTGGTTGATCAGATCAATACACGTTTTGGGAATACTGCAATCAGATCGGCAGCTGCTGGCACAAACACTACTAAAGAAGTCTGGCAAATGAGATCAAACAATAAATCACCGAACTACACCACGAAGTGGGATGAATTACCGGTGGCTAGATAG
- a CDS encoding YkgJ family cysteine cluster protein produces MVIGVEKNPCFECGMCCQHLRVSFYHGEIEGNGAGTVPAELTTKVSAHLVCMKGTEKGGAPCVALRYTAEEGYRCSIYEQRSSTCRNFNILNEDGTPNPKCQELQELAKKRRQVAT; encoded by the coding sequence ATGGTGATTGGCGTAGAGAAAAATCCGTGTTTTGAATGCGGCATGTGCTGCCAACATTTACGAGTCAGTTTTTACCATGGAGAAATTGAGGGGAATGGCGCTGGTACAGTGCCAGCAGAACTCACGACGAAAGTTTCAGCTCATCTAGTCTGCATGAAAGGGACAGAAAAGGGTGGGGCACCCTGTGTTGCGCTCAGGTATACAGCAGAAGAAGGCTATCGCTGCTCAATCTACGAACAGCGTTCTAGTACTTGCCGAAATTTTAATATCCTCAATGAGGATGGAACACCCAACCCTAAATGTCAGGAGCTACAAGAGCTTGCTAAGAAGCGACGTCAAGTCGCGACTTAA
- a CDS encoding tripartite tricarboxylate transporter substrate binding protein: MRHTFTQQFNRGLLFLGIISLLGGSASAQTVTKLIVPTAPGGGTDALFRVASKDAQRFIGGPISIQNVPGAGGTIGLAQVVNSAPDGYTLAGVWPSPVTVVPQTSKVPYTPSDYIPVVQLSTAPYIFCVHPDFPANDGKSFMEELRKNPKKYTYGTDGLGGPAQLATERIFRPQNIQAVDVPYKGAGETIIGFLSNQIDIYVGSIPPVIQHANVGKAKCLLVSSANRNAQFPNASSLKDIGLAKEETLLWRIVLAPKGTKPERIHQIAKAYSQAMKEPDTLRYLDEVGESSAVLTGKELQNKLDQEYAAFSQIAKSLNLR; the protein is encoded by the coding sequence ATGCGTCACACATTCACACAACAATTTAATAGAGGTCTACTCTTTCTGGGGATCATCTCTTTATTAGGTGGATCCGCATCCGCCCAGACCGTGACTAAATTGATTGTGCCTACTGCACCTGGCGGTGGTACTGATGCCCTCTTTAGAGTAGCCTCAAAAGATGCGCAACGTTTTATTGGTGGTCCAATTAGCATTCAGAACGTACCTGGGGCAGGCGGCACGATTGGTCTTGCTCAGGTGGTGAACTCCGCCCCCGATGGATACACATTAGCTGGTGTATGGCCATCACCAGTTACTGTAGTTCCACAAACGAGCAAAGTACCATACACTCCGAGCGACTATATTCCAGTTGTGCAGCTCTCTACTGCACCCTATATCTTCTGCGTTCATCCTGACTTCCCCGCTAATGATGGCAAGTCTTTTATGGAAGAGTTGCGTAAGAATCCCAAGAAATATACCTATGGCACCGATGGTCTTGGTGGCCCCGCTCAATTAGCGACAGAGCGTATTTTTAGACCACAAAATATTCAAGCGGTAGACGTTCCTTATAAAGGTGCTGGCGAAACCATTATTGGTTTCTTATCAAACCAAATTGATATTTATGTTGGCTCCATTCCACCAGTCATTCAGCATGCCAATGTTGGTAAAGCGAAATGCTTGCTAGTCTCTTCTGCCAATCGCAATGCGCAGTTTCCCAATGCAAGCTCTTTGAAGGATATTGGCCTTGCTAAAGAAGAAACTTTGCTCTGGAGAATTGTCTTAGCACCAAAGGGTACGAAGCCTGAACGCATTCATCAAATCGCCAAGGCGTATAGCCAAGCAATGAAAGAGCCAGATACCTTGCGCTACCTAGATGAGGTGGGTGAATCTTCAGCAGTACTCACCGGCAAGGAGCTACAAAACAAACTTGATCAAGAATATGCTGCATTTAGTCAAATTGCGAAGAGTTTGAATCTTCGTTAA